The Pseudoalteromonas rubra region TGGGCCAGAAAAACCGCGCATTTACGCCGCATTTACTGATTGTGCCAAAACAGGCCGAAGTGTCATTTCCTAACTATGACTCTATTTTGCACCATGTGTACTCCTTCTCTCCCGCCAAGCGCTTTGAGTTTAAATTGTATCGGGATCAACCACAGGCCCTGACGTTTTCTGCGACCGGGGCTGTGGAGCTGGGCTGTAACATCCATGACTGGATGCTGGGTTACATTCTGGTTGTTGACTCTACGCATTTTGCCGTAACAGATACTCAGGGCATCGCACGCATTTCAATACCTGCGGCGCAGCACAATGACGTGACGTTAAAAGTCTGGCACGAGGGATTTATGGACTTAGACAGTCCGGAAAGTCATGTATTATCCGCCGTCAAGTCGGGTGAACAACTGAATATTCAGTTGCAGCAGTCCCTTGGTATGCTCCAGGAAGATTTCAGTGATGAGTTTGATGATTATGAATAAACAACTTCAAAAGCTGGGGCTGATTGGGCTGAGTGTTGTGGGCATCAGCACGGCACAGGCACAGGACTTTCAGTATAAAGGTGCAATTCAGGCAAGTTGGCAAAATAGCAGTGAATATGCAGCCTGGTATAACCGGGGCGTGGCAGTAAATCGCTTTGGTGCCGACTCTGAGCGACTCAACTTGAGTCGTGCCGTGCTGGATATACGCACTGAGCTGGGCAGCAAATGGTCTTTGCTAGCCAGTGCCCAATATGTTCCCGATCCGGATAGTAAATTCGGGTTTACTGAATTATTTGCACAGTATCATACCCTGAACAAAGGGCCCCGCCAGTGGCAAGCGCGGCTTGGGGGGTTTTACCCACGCTTGTCTCTGGAAAACCCTGATATTGGCTGGTCGTCTCCTTATAATTATAGCTACAGCGCGATAAATACCTGGTTGGGTGAAGAGATCCGTACTTTTGGTACGGAAGTGAGTTATAAGCACAGTGACAGCCGATTACCACGCCGCCAACGAACAGGTCACAATTGGGAGTTGCTGGGAGCTTTGTATAAAGGGAATGATCCGGCAGGTACTTTACTGGCCTGGCGTGGCTGGGCAATACACGACAGACAAAGTGTGTTTAATGAAGCCATCCCTTTTGCGCCGATCAACGCACTACAGGCGCCGCCTTTGGCTAAGCAATCCTGGCGAACTGAGCCTTTTACTGAAGTCGATGGTCGGTTTGGGTATTACCTCGGCGCACACTGGGATTATCGGAAGCGTCACACGCTGAGGCTGTATTGGTATGATAATAACGGTGACCCAAGTGTATTGAACTATCAGACCGGGCAATATGCCTGGGATACCAAGTTTTACAGTGCGGCTTATCGTTTTAAGATCACCCGGGCCACGCATCTGGTCATGCAGGCGATGGCTGGCAATACGGCGATGGGGATCAGGCGTGGCGTTGATAACGACTTCAGCAGCCAGTTTATTCTGTTAACCCATAAATGGCAGGATTATCGAGTGAGTGGTCGGGTGGAGCAATTCGACGTGAAAGATCGCGACTTTTGGGATTTCGATCCAAACACCAGTGAAGGGGGGGCGATAACCGTAACAGGTCGCTGGCAGATCTCTGAGCGCTGGCATGTTGGTATGGAGTTTCAGTATCTGGAATCTAAGGTCGCAAATCGAGCCGATTTTAATTTACCGACGCGTCAGATAGAGCAGTTGTGGCGTGTAAGTGGAGCGCTGCGTTTTTAAGGCGCAGCACTCACACCCTGACGGGTTAGTCACATAAACGGTTCAATCCGTTGAGTGCTGCGACCCGGTATGCTTCGGCCATGGTCGGGTAGTTAAAGGTGGTATTGACGAAGTACTCAACATTATTGCCTTTGCCTTTTTGTTCCATAATGGCCTGACCAATGTGAATGATCTCGGAGGCCCGCTCACCAAAACAGTGTATTCCGAGTATCTCTTTGCTTTCAGCATGAAAAAGCAGCTTCAGTGAGCCGACTTCAGTCCCCGTGATCTGCGAGCGTGCCAGGTGTTTGAATTGTGCCCGGCCCACTTCGTATGGGATTTTGGCGGCCGTCAGCTGTTGCTCGGTTTTGCCTACTGAACTCATTTCCGGAATGGTGTAAATACCCGTTGGAATGTCAGTGATCAGACGATCATCGCACTTACCGTGTACAATCGCATGTGCCGCAATACGGCCCTGATCAAAGGCAGCACTGGCTAGACTGGGATACCCAATTACGTCACCTACGGCGTATACATTGTCTATTTCTGTCTGGTAATGCTCATTGACTTTGAGCTGGCCGCGGCTGTCTGCTTTGAGGCCAATGGCATCCAGATTGAGTGAATCGGTATTACCAGTTCTTCCGTTGGCCCACAAAATGCAGTCGGCTTTAACCTTTTTACCCGATTGAAGATGCAGCACAACGCCCGTGTCCTGGGTTTCAACCTTGGCAAACTCTTCATTGTGTCGGATCACGATACCACTGTTCCAGAAGTGGTAGCTCAGTGCATCGGAGATTTCATCGTCCATAAACGACAGCAGTCGATCACGGGTATTGATAAGGTCAACTTTGGCACCTAAGCCCTTAAATATAGATGCGTACTCACAACCAATGACCCCGGCACCGTAAACCAGTACGCGCTGTGGGTTGTGTGTTAAATCTAAAATCGTATCACTGTCATAGACGCGCGGATGAGCGAAATCGACGCCAGGTGGACGATACGGACGAGAGCCCGTGGCAATGACAATGGTCTGCGCAGTCAGTAGTTCCTGCGAACCGTCATGATGTTGGACCCGGATTGTGTGTGCATCGACAAAAGTTGCATCGCCCTGATAGAGGTGGATGCGGTTGCGGTCGTAGAAGCTTGAGCGCAGGCTTGACTGTTTGCTGATCACATTACTGGCATGATGCAGAATGTCCTGAAACGTCAGGCGTTGCGGGCGTTCGCTGAACCGAAACAGTGGGTTCGATTTGTACTCAATCAAACGGCTGACAGAGTGACGCAGTGCTTTGGAAGGGATAGTTCCCCAATGTACGCAGCCACCCCCGACATCTTTTTGTCGCTCAATCACGGCGACTTTACGATTGCTTTTGGAGAGATTCATGGCAGCCCCTTCGCCGCCGGGGCCTGTGCCAATGATGATCGCATCATACTGGTATGATGCGCTTTGATTGGGGGTTTTTGTGGCGGTTTTTTTACTCACGGCCTCACCTTACATAATGACTTGTGAGGCCGTTATTGGGTTAGCTGGTGGCGCCCTTTAACAACCTCGAGTTTAATGCCAGCCATGCCTGTTTTTGCGCTTCCCAGGCCTGTTCTAGTTCTTGATACTGTTTTAACAGGGCCGATTGCTCGCATTGCTCACGCATGGCATGCTTTTTCGTTTCCAGTACCTGCTTTTGCACGGCACAGAAGTGCTGAAGTTTTTTCAGCAATAAATCATACTCTTGTTGTAACAATGTAAGCTTATCCTGCGCCAAAGGCAATTTCGCTAGGGTAACTTTAGTCTTATTTAATAAGGTTTCTGCCTTGGCTTTTTCTATCCGTTCAATAGGCGTTCGCTTCAGCTTGCTGGCCAGACCAAGATAAGAAAGACCCCGGATCATCCACTTGGTTGGATCATAATGATACCAGCGAATGCCATTGCGATAATCGCTGGCAAAGATATGGTGGAAATTGTGATAGCCTTCACCATAGGTGAGCAGGGCCAGAAAACCATTGTCTCGTGCGGTGTTTTTCTCGGTATAAGGGCGTTTTCCCCAGATGTGTGCCAGCGAATTGATAAAGAAAGTAAAGTGCTGGCTGAG contains the following coding sequences:
- a CDS encoding methylamine utilization protein, giving the protein MTQLKHILSITLAAVTLISACATAAEQLTVQVRDKEGKVLPGAAVWLSGKGLAADQAVLTRSYKMGQKNRAFTPHLLIVPKQAEVSFPNYDSILHHVYSFSPAKRFEFKLYRDQPQALTFSATGAVELGCNIHDWMLGYILVVDSTHFAVTDTQGIARISIPAAQHNDVTLKVWHEGFMDLDSPESHVLSAVKSGEQLNIQLQQSLGMLQEDFSDEFDDYE
- the sthA gene encoding Si-specific NAD(P)(+) transhydrogenase, encoding MNLSKSNRKVAVIERQKDVGGGCVHWGTIPSKALRHSVSRLIEYKSNPLFRFSERPQRLTFQDILHHASNVISKQSSLRSSFYDRNRIHLYQGDATFVDAHTIRVQHHDGSQELLTAQTIVIATGSRPYRPPGVDFAHPRVYDSDTILDLTHNPQRVLVYGAGVIGCEYASIFKGLGAKVDLINTRDRLLSFMDDEISDALSYHFWNSGIVIRHNEEFAKVETQDTGVVLHLQSGKKVKADCILWANGRTGNTDSLNLDAIGLKADSRGQLKVNEHYQTEIDNVYAVGDVIGYPSLASAAFDQGRIAAHAIVHGKCDDRLITDIPTGIYTIPEMSSVGKTEQQLTAAKIPYEVGRAQFKHLARSQITGTEVGSLKLLFHAESKEILGIHCFGERASEIIHIGQAIMEQKGKGNNVEYFVNTTFNYPTMAEAYRVAALNGLNRLCD